From one Rhizobium rosettiformans genomic stretch:
- a CDS encoding GlxA family transcriptional regulator, translated as MSKIQPQTKKRSIVFFLVPHFTLLPFAGAIETLRIANRMLGYAAYEWRLASVDGQKVYSSSGIGIEVNSSLADERRFLGGENRPNMAIVCSGIYVEEFNNKSVNAWLREAYNRNVAVGSLCTGAHVLAQAGLLNGKRCAIHWENLPGFSETFPQAEVYADLYEVDGNLYTCAGGTASLDMMLNLIGQDFGEGLVNRVCEQHLTDRVRSANDRQRLPLRARLGVQNSKVLQIIELMEANLAEPLSLLEIADDAGLSRRQIERLFRQEMGRSPARYYLEIRLDRARHLLVQSSMPVVEVAVACGFVSASHFSKCYRELYNRSPQQERAERKLTMSSNRTGVVV; from the coding sequence ATGAGCAAGATACAGCCGCAAACCAAGAAGCGTTCGATCGTCTTCTTCCTCGTCCCGCATTTCACCCTTCTGCCCTTTGCCGGCGCCATCGAGACGCTGCGCATCGCCAACCGCATGCTGGGTTACGCCGCTTATGAGTGGCGCCTCGCCTCTGTCGATGGCCAGAAGGTCTATTCCTCTTCCGGCATCGGCATTGAGGTGAATTCCTCGCTCGCCGACGAGCGCCGCTTTCTCGGCGGCGAAAACCGCCCGAACATGGCGATCGTCTGTTCCGGCATCTATGTCGAGGAGTTCAACAACAAGTCGGTCAACGCATGGCTGCGCGAAGCCTATAACCGCAATGTCGCCGTCGGCTCGCTCTGTACGGGCGCCCATGTGCTGGCCCAGGCCGGCCTGTTGAACGGCAAGCGCTGCGCCATTCACTGGGAAAACCTGCCCGGCTTTTCCGAAACCTTCCCCCAGGCCGAAGTCTATGCCGACCTCTATGAAGTCGACGGCAATCTCTACACCTGCGCCGGCGGCACCGCCTCGCTCGACATGATGCTGAACCTGATCGGCCAGGATTTTGGCGAAGGCCTCGTCAACCGCGTCTGCGAACAGCACCTGACCGACCGCGTCCGCTCCGCCAACGACCGCCAGCGTCTGCCGCTCAGAGCCCGCCTCGGCGTGCAGAATTCCAAGGTGCTGCAGATCATCGAGTTGATGGAAGCCAATCTCGCAGAACCACTGTCGCTGCTGGAAATCGCCGACGACGCCGGCCTCTCGCGCCGCCAGATCGAGCGTCTCTTCAGACAGGAAATGGGCCGCTCCCCCGCCCGCTACTATCTCGAAATCCGCCTCGACCGCGCCCGCCACCTGCTCGTCCAGTCCTCCATGCCTGTCGTCGAAGTCGCCGTCGCCTGCGGCTTCGTCTCCGCGTCGCATTTCTCAAAGTGTTACCGCGAACTCTACAACCGCTCCCCCCAGCAGGAGCGCGCGGAGCGCAAGCTGACGATGTCGAGCAATAGGACGGGGGTTGTGGTGTAA
- a CDS encoding sulfite exporter TauE/SafE family protein, giving the protein MPPIADILMFAALLAAAGAVAGLLAGVFGIGGGAVLVPVFYQVFGYAGIPEEVIMHLAVGTSTALIVPTSLRSFQAHRKRGAVDMDLLKGWLIAVPLGALLATVVAAYVSSAGLRLFFAVMGLVLAARMLFLSNRMHLGTELPGQPFRFLTGSAIGLFSGLMGVGGGVFNNTFMTLFGRPIHQAVATSSGVGVLISIPAFFGFIYAGWGKAGLPPFSTGYVNWIAFAVIFPIAMLVTPYGAQLAHRLNKRQLELGFAVFLLFVSARFFWSLVG; this is encoded by the coding sequence ATGCCGCCGATTGCCGATATCCTGATGTTTGCCGCCTTGCTGGCGGCAGCGGGCGCCGTGGCGGGGTTGCTTGCCGGCGTGTTCGGCATTGGCGGCGGTGCGGTGCTGGTGCCGGTTTTCTACCAGGTCTTCGGTTATGCCGGGATCCCCGAAGAGGTGATCATGCATCTCGCCGTCGGTACCTCGACGGCGCTGATCGTGCCGACCTCGCTCCGCTCGTTCCAGGCGCATCGGAAACGCGGGGCTGTCGATATGGACCTTCTCAAAGGCTGGTTGATCGCGGTGCCGCTCGGCGCCCTTCTCGCGACCGTGGTTGCGGCCTATGTCTCCAGCGCGGGTCTGAGGCTCTTCTTCGCGGTCATGGGTCTGGTGCTCGCTGCGCGTATGCTCTTTCTCTCCAACCGGATGCATCTCGGCACCGAACTGCCGGGCCAGCCCTTTCGGTTTCTCACCGGCTCGGCGATCGGGCTGTTTTCCGGGCTGATGGGGGTCGGCGGCGGGGTGTTCAACAACACCTTCATGACGCTTTTCGGCCGGCCGATTCACCAGGCGGTTGCGACCTCGTCGGGCGTCGGCGTTCTGATCTCAATCCCGGCCTTTTTCGGCTTCATCTATGCCGGCTGGGGCAAGGCGGGCCTGCCTCCCTTCTCGACCGGCTATGTCAACTGGATCGCCTTTGCGGTGATCTTCCCGATCGCCATGCTGGTCACGCCCTATGGCGCGCAGCTGGCGCACCGGCTGAACAAGCGGCAGTTGGAGCTGGGCTTTGCGGTGTTTCTGCTGTTTGTGTCGGCGCGGTTCTTCTGGAGTTTGGTGGGGTGA
- a CDS encoding methyl-accepting chemotaxis protein: MKSVSLSVRLYALVAVALAVLVGALTYSLFQSYDTLVQERRMGLAQINDNSVAILNKYHKMEQDGTLTREEAQERAKDVVGAMRYEPDGYMWINDMQPAMVMHPIKPELNGKDLSQNKDPNGKFLFVEFVNTVKAGEEGFVDYYWPKPGFEEPVEKLSHVIGFQPWGWVIGTGVYSDDLAALFRQTAIQYGVLILVATIGMVLCAYLVVRSVVLPINRLKAAMSDIAEERVDIEVGGTERRDEIGGMAKTLVVLRDSVRERIELRDREVEQQANLNGERERNELNLRTSSERQNHAINALGSALERLAEGDLTVQIGVIGSEYEKLRDDFNRAVDSLGGVIAAINQTSDIVTSSAGNISEATNNLSKRTEQQAAALEETAAALDEITATVRTAAERANEARQMVAETKSSANRSGEIVRSAVDAMGRIEGSSQKISQIISVIDEIAFQTNLLALNAGVEAARAGEAGRGFAVVAQEVRELAQRSANAAKEIKTLISASAAEVDTGVGLVRSTGEALIEIEALVNRVNESVNTIATAAKEQATGLAEINTSVNHMDQMTQQNAAMVEETSAAGQSLAEESYNLRQLLSRLKVNAAQAVAGHRRAA, encoded by the coding sequence ATGAAATCGGTGTCTCTGTCAGTGCGGCTCTATGCACTGGTCGCAGTGGCTCTGGCGGTTCTGGTGGGCGCACTGACCTACAGCCTGTTCCAATCGTATGACACGCTGGTCCAGGAGCGCCGCATGGGGCTGGCGCAGATCAACGACAATTCTGTCGCGATCCTGAACAAGTATCACAAGATGGAGCAGGACGGCACGCTGACGCGCGAGGAGGCGCAGGAGCGGGCGAAGGACGTCGTCGGCGCGATGCGCTATGAGCCCGATGGCTATATGTGGATCAACGACATGCAGCCGGCGATGGTGATGCATCCGATCAAGCCGGAACTGAACGGCAAGGATCTGAGCCAGAACAAGGATCCGAACGGCAAGTTCCTGTTCGTGGAATTCGTTAATACCGTGAAGGCCGGCGAGGAAGGTTTCGTCGACTATTACTGGCCGAAGCCGGGCTTCGAGGAGCCGGTCGAAAAGCTTTCGCATGTTATCGGCTTCCAGCCCTGGGGCTGGGTCATCGGCACCGGCGTCTATTCGGACGACCTGGCGGCCCTCTTCCGCCAGACGGCCATTCAGTATGGCGTCCTGATCCTGGTTGCGACAATCGGCATGGTGCTGTGCGCCTATCTCGTGGTCCGCAGCGTTGTGCTGCCCATCAACCGTCTGAAGGCGGCGATGAGCGATATCGCCGAGGAGCGGGTTGATATCGAGGTCGGTGGAACGGAACGCCGTGACGAAATCGGCGGAATGGCGAAAACGCTGGTCGTGCTGCGCGACAGCGTGCGCGAACGCATCGAGTTGCGCGACCGCGAAGTGGAGCAGCAGGCAAACCTGAACGGCGAACGCGAGCGTAACGAGCTCAATCTGCGCACCTCTTCCGAGCGGCAGAACCATGCGATCAATGCGCTGGGTTCGGCGCTGGAGCGTCTGGCCGAAGGTGACCTCACCGTGCAGATCGGCGTGATCGGCTCGGAATATGAAAAGCTGCGCGACGACTTCAATCGCGCGGTCGATTCGCTCGGCGGCGTTATTGCGGCGATCAACCAGACGAGCGACATCGTGACGTCCTCGGCCGGCAATATCAGCGAGGCGACCAACAACCTGTCGAAGCGTACCGAGCAGCAGGCGGCGGCCCTCGAAGAGACGGCGGCGGCCCTCGACGAGATCACCGCAACCGTTCGCACGGCAGCTGAACGCGCCAATGAGGCACGCCAGATGGTGGCCGAGACCAAGTCGAGCGCCAACCGCTCCGGCGAGATCGTGCGCAGCGCTGTCGATGCCATGGGCCGGATCGAGGGCTCGTCGCAGAAGATCAGCCAGATCATCTCCGTCATCGACGAGATCGCCTTCCAGACCAATCTCCTTGCTCTGAATGCCGGCGTCGAGGCGGCGCGTGCGGGTGAAGCGGGTCGCGGCTTTGCGGTCGTGGCGCAGGAAGTGCGGGAACTGGCGCAGCGCTCGGCCAATGCGGCGAAGGAAATCAAGACGCTGATCAGCGCATCGGCTGCCGAAGTCGACACCGGCGTCGGCCTGGTGCGCTCCACCGGCGAGGCACTGATCGAGATCGAGGCACTGGTCAACCGCGTCAACGAAAGCGTCAACACGATCGCGACCGCTGCCAAGGAACAGGCCACGGGCCTGGCCGAGATCAATACCTCGGTGAACCACATGGACCAGATGACGCAGCAGAATGCGGCCATGGTCGAGGAAACCTCGGCTGCCGGCCAGTCGCTGGCGGAAGAGAGCTACAACCTGCGTCAGCTGCTTTCGCGCCTGAAGGTCAATGCTGCGCAGGCCGTGGCCGGACATCGCCGGGCGGCGTAA
- a CDS encoding acyl-CoA thioesterase, with translation MTATTQTPTGELTLRTLAMPADANAAGDIFGGWVMAQMDLACGIRAAERARGRVVTAAVQEMAFAMPVKIGDTLCVYTEISRVGRTSMTLKVETWAQRYLTHVMEKVTEATFVMVALDADGKPTPVPEA, from the coding sequence ATGACCGCCACCACGCAAACGCCCACCGGAGAACTGACCCTGCGAACGCTCGCCATGCCGGCAGACGCCAATGCGGCAGGCGATATCTTCGGCGGCTGGGTCATGGCCCAGATGGACCTTGCCTGCGGGATCCGTGCGGCCGAGCGTGCCCGTGGCCGCGTCGTCACGGCCGCCGTCCAGGAAATGGCCTTCGCCATGCCGGTCAAGATCGGCGACACGCTCTGCGTCTATACGGAAATCAGCCGCGTCGGCCGTACCTCGATGACGCTCAAGGTCGAGACCTGGGCCCAGCGCTATCTGACCCATGTCATGGAAAAGGTCACCGAAGCGACCTTCGTCATGGTCGCGCTCGACGCTGATGGCAAGCCTACGCCGGTGCCTGAGGCCTGA
- a CDS encoding helix-turn-helix domain-containing protein, with product MTGDFGGQLRNWRGKRRMSQLQLALVADVSARHIAFLETGRAKPSRHMVLRLGEALEVPRAERNLMLDAAGYRAAYAKRPLDSATMAPVRKAISHMIAGHMPYPAFVFDRHWTVLDANASGHAMLSGFGLTAGDSFIDFLLKPGRGTELVENWHEVAGHLAARFRLESAHLGGDAVLERAAEALSWEAGEGDHGGRGDLPPVLAVRFRFGGLVYPMFSTITQFGTADDIALADIKIEMFFPSDEACEAFFRIMAG from the coding sequence ATGACGGGTGATTTTGGTGGTCAGCTGCGCAACTGGCGCGGCAAGCGACGGATGAGCCAATTGCAGCTGGCGCTGGTTGCCGATGTCTCCGCGCGGCACATCGCCTTTCTTGAGACGGGACGGGCGAAGCCGAGCCGGCACATGGTTCTGCGGCTCGGCGAGGCGCTGGAGGTGCCTCGGGCCGAGCGCAACCTGATGCTGGATGCGGCGGGCTATCGCGCTGCCTATGCGAAGCGGCCACTGGACAGCGCGACCATGGCGCCGGTCCGCAAGGCGATCAGCCACATGATTGCCGGGCACATGCCTTATCCGGCCTTCGTCTTTGATCGCCACTGGACCGTCTTGGATGCCAATGCGAGCGGTCATGCCATGCTGTCGGGCTTCGGCCTTACTGCCGGCGACAGCTTCATCGACTTCCTGCTGAAGCCCGGACGGGGCACCGAACTGGTGGAGAACTGGCACGAGGTTGCCGGGCATCTAGCGGCCCGCTTCAGACTGGAAAGCGCTCATCTCGGCGGCGATGCGGTGCTGGAGCGCGCAGCCGAGGCGCTGTCTTGGGAGGCGGGAGAGGGCGACCATGGCGGACGTGGCGACCTGCCGCCGGTGCTTGCGGTGCGCTTTCGCTTCGGCGGATTGGTCTATCCGATGTTCTCGACGATCACGCAGTTCGGCACGGCGGATGACATCGCGCTGGCCGATATCAAGATCGAAATGTTCTTTCCGTCGGACGAAGCCTGCGAAGCTTTCTTCCGCATCATGGCCGGCTGA
- a CDS encoding DMT family protein, translating to MPSLSPAALWPILLLSLSNVFMTFAWYGHLKYKTSALWIAIVASWGIAFFEYCLAVPANRIGAEVYSAAQLKTIQEVITLIVFSGFSVFFLKESLTINHAIGFALIAAGAAFVFRG from the coding sequence ATGCCGAGTCTCTCTCCCGCCGCTCTCTGGCCGATCCTTCTTCTGTCGCTCTCGAACGTTTTCATGACTTTCGCCTGGTACGGGCATCTCAAATACAAGACGTCCGCCCTCTGGATCGCGATCGTCGCGAGTTGGGGCATCGCCTTCTTCGAATATTGCCTGGCAGTTCCTGCCAACCGGATTGGCGCGGAGGTCTATTCGGCCGCGCAGTTGAAGACCATTCAGGAGGTCATCACGCTGATCGTGTTTTCCGGATTCTCGGTCTTCTTCCTCAAGGAAAGCCTGACCATCAATCATGCGATCGGCTTTGCCTTGATCGCCGCGGGCGCTGCCTTCGTCTTTCGCGGATGA
- a CDS encoding putative bifunctional diguanylate cyclase/phosphodiesterase: MPAVLQAQVADIADGYRSTLVLNLITLTVCLFILHLHNEAGWTNFAWYLVAITVIAMRAYALNALRRRGKLISAPQDSLTILSLGALTLGVVWAALPWTITDFEPLGRHAPLFLLMGGMAAGSVIKQIGYTPLALSYSIPILLSLMVNLISNWQPNDVLLGLCLSLLIFVFIRRSLWAERMFVSSQVARHEATTLADSLTRANSDILRQNSRLEALANRDTLTGLANRMFFHGRLAGDIARAAVVKEQVALLIFDVERFQSINDTLGHSAGDALLREIANRLSSIVEDGSLIARLGGDEFAVVVSGPDALHRARTHAAAVLEASRRPIHWHQRQAVVGLSVGLAAYPDHACNAEELLACADMALYDAKRTDRRQLREFDPDLRRNAERKRIIEQDLDRAIQSGAIGAWFQPQVDLTTRRITGFEALVRWQHPQLGFVSPPEIVNAARTVHLSEQLTASIARDACLLARRLPEFGLGDVTVALNVSPREFALYSVPCMLQRVTSAHGVASSALEIEITEEAILDPALADEQLKQLEQDGYKLAVDDFGMGHSSLAYLIGLKVDRLKIDRSFVKDVARSETNQKLISAMISLGQSLSLDIVVEGVETPEDAAILARLGCSIAQGYLFARPMPANALDTWIADHQPTALKRKTRSKHLSVA; the protein is encoded by the coding sequence GTGCCGGCAGTGCTGCAAGCCCAGGTGGCGGACATCGCCGACGGCTATCGCTCCACACTCGTCCTGAACCTCATTACGCTGACCGTCTGCCTCTTCATCCTGCACCTGCACAATGAGGCCGGCTGGACAAACTTCGCCTGGTATCTCGTCGCGATCACCGTCATCGCCATGCGCGCCTATGCCTTGAACGCTCTTCGCCGACGCGGCAAGCTGATCTCGGCACCGCAGGACAGCCTGACCATTCTTTCACTCGGCGCACTCACGCTGGGGGTGGTCTGGGCCGCCCTGCCATGGACAATCACCGACTTCGAACCGCTCGGCCGGCATGCCCCGCTCTTCCTGCTGATGGGCGGCATGGCGGCGGGCTCGGTTATCAAGCAGATCGGCTACACGCCACTAGCCCTGAGTTATTCCATCCCGATCCTGCTTTCCCTGATGGTCAACCTGATCAGCAATTGGCAGCCCAATGATGTATTGCTTGGCCTCTGCCTCAGCCTGCTGATCTTCGTTTTCATCCGCCGCAGCCTCTGGGCAGAGCGGATGTTCGTCAGCAGCCAGGTCGCCCGCCATGAGGCGACCACACTCGCGGACAGCCTGACCCGTGCCAACAGCGACATTCTTCGTCAGAACTCCCGTCTGGAGGCCCTGGCGAACCGCGACACCCTGACCGGCCTCGCCAACCGCATGTTCTTTCACGGGCGCCTCGCCGGCGACATTGCCAGGGCCGCCGTCGTCAAGGAGCAGGTCGCCCTGCTGATCTTCGACGTCGAGCGCTTCCAGTCGATCAACGACACGCTCGGCCACAGCGCCGGCGACGCCCTGCTGCGTGAGATCGCGAACCGTCTTTCCTCGATCGTCGAGGACGGCAGCCTGATTGCGCGCCTCGGGGGCGATGAATTTGCCGTGGTCGTCAGCGGTCCGGACGCCCTGCATCGCGCCCGTACCCATGCAGCCGCCGTGCTCGAGGCAAGCCGCCGGCCGATCCACTGGCACCAGCGCCAGGCCGTCGTCGGACTGAGCGTCGGCCTCGCCGCCTATCCCGATCACGCATGCAATGCCGAAGAACTGCTCGCCTGCGCAGACATGGCGCTCTACGACGCCAAGCGCACCGATCGCCGCCAGTTGCGGGAGTTCGACCCGGATCTCCGCCGCAATGCCGAGCGCAAGCGCATCATCGAGCAGGACCTCGACCGCGCCATCCAGAGTGGCGCCATCGGCGCCTGGTTCCAGCCCCAGGTCGACCTGACCACACGCCGGATCACCGGCTTCGAGGCGCTGGTCCGCTGGCAGCATCCGCAGCTCGGCTTCGTGTCACCGCCGGAAATCGTCAACGCCGCACGCACGGTGCATCTGTCCGAACAACTGACCGCGAGCATCGCCCGCGATGCCTGCCTGCTCGCCCGCCGCCTGCCCGAATTCGGCCTCGGCGATGTCACGGTGGCGCTGAACGTCTCGCCGCGCGAATTTGCGCTCTATTCCGTGCCTTGCATGCTGCAGCGCGTCACCAGCGCCCATGGCGTGGCGTCGTCGGCACTTGAGATCGAGATCACCGAGGAAGCCATCCTCGATCCCGCCCTGGCAGACGAACAGTTGAAGCAGCTCGAACAGGACGGCTACAAGCTCGCCGTCGACGATTTCGGCATGGGCCACTCGTCCCTCGCCTATCTCATCGGCCTGAAGGTCGATCGCCTGAAGATCGACCGAAGCTTCGTCAAGGACGTCGCCCGCAGCGAGACCAACCAGAAACTGATCTCGGCCATGATCAGCCTCGGCCAGTCCCTGTCCCTCGACATCGTCGTTGAAGGTGTAGAGACACCCGAAGACGCCGCCATCCTCGCCCGCCTCGGCTGCAGCATCGCCCAGGGCTACCTCTTCGCCCGCCCCATGCCTGCAAACGCCCTCGACACCTGGATCGCCGACCACCAGCCGACCGCGCTCAAGCGCAAGACCCGGTCAAAACATCTGTCGGTGGCGTGA